Proteins co-encoded in one Campylobacter ornithocola genomic window:
- the hisG gene encoding ATP phosphoribosyltransferase: MQENSRLRIAIQKSGRLSKDSIALLESIGVKLRIHDQSLIAFSTNLPIDLLRVRDDDIPGLIFDGVVDLGIVGENVLEENELERKSKNENADFIMLKKLDFGGCRLSLALPEKCEYKGIESFKNLRIATSYPQLLKRFMEENNIPYKTCMLTGSVEVAPSANLADGICDLVSSGATLKANGLKEVMVIYKSKACIIQRKESLVLHKQELIDKLLIRINGVMQARESKYIMLHAPIEKLEKITALLPGVEKPTILPLENDKARVALHMVSQENLFWETMEALKKEGASAILVLPIEKMLS; encoded by the coding sequence ATGCAAGAAAATTCAAGATTACGCATAGCTATACAAAAATCAGGTCGTTTAAGTAAAGATTCTATTGCCTTGCTTGAGTCTATAGGCGTAAAACTTCGCATACACGATCAAAGTTTGATTGCTTTTTCTACCAATTTACCTATTGATCTGCTTAGGGTAAGAGATGATGATATACCAGGATTAATTTTTGATGGAGTAGTAGATCTTGGCATAGTTGGAGAAAATGTTTTAGAAGAAAATGAACTAGAAAGAAAATCAAAAAACGAAAATGCAGATTTTATAATGCTTAAAAAGCTTGATTTTGGTGGGTGTCGTTTGTCTTTGGCATTACCAGAAAAGTGTGAATATAAAGGTATAGAAAGTTTTAAAAATTTACGTATAGCAACTTCTTATCCACAGCTTTTAAAACGTTTTATGGAAGAAAATAACATTCCCTATAAAACTTGTATGCTAACAGGTTCGGTTGAAGTGGCACCAAGTGCAAATTTAGCTGATGGAATTTGTGATTTAGTTTCAAGTGGAGCTACTTTAAAAGCAAATGGACTTAAAGAAGTTATGGTAATTTATAAATCTAAAGCTTGTATTATTCAAAGAAAAGAAAGTTTGGTTTTACATAAACAAGAATTAATTGATAAATTGCTCATTAGGATTAATGGAGTTATGCAAGCAAGAGAATCAAAATACATTATGCTACATGCTCCTATTGAAAAACTAGAAAAAATCACAGCTTTATTGCCAGGTGTTGAAAAACCTACGATTTTACCTTTAGAAAATGATAAAGCTAGAGTGGCACTCCATATGGTAAGTCAAGAAAATTTATTTTGGGAAACTATGGAAGCTTTGAAAAAAGAAGGTGCAAGTGCGATTTTAGTTTTGCCTATCGAAAAAATGCTATCTTAA
- the hisD gene encoding histidinol dehydrogenase — MQILDFEKLNKNEQELTLKRPAMSANTQVKTIVEQIIEDVKINGDEALRQMAVKFDKVELDSIKLSDEELQNLAEQIDDELKQAIKIAYENIYRFHKAQESEIIEVQTFEGVTCKVLTRAIEKVGLYIPGGLAPLFSTALMLAIPAKIAKCKFIALASPAPLHPAIAFVAKLCEVDAVYQIGGAGAIAALAYGTQSVQKVDKIFGPGNAFVTEAKKQVNNHGVAIDMQAGPSEVLVLADEFANAKFIASDLLSQAEHGADSQAILVCTSEKLAKEVDREVALQLEKLSRKEIASKSLVHSKIILAKDIKHAISISNDYAPEHLIIHTQNPSNLLDDIMHAGSVFLGEYSPESMGDYASGTNHVLPTYGFTKSYSSLGLADFMKRMTVQELSKEGFKKLGPVVEILAAAEGLDGHKNAVSLRLESLK, encoded by the coding sequence ATGCAAATACTTGATTTTGAAAAACTAAACAAAAACGAACAAGAACTAACACTAAAACGCCCTGCTATGAGTGCTAATACACAGGTTAAAACTATAGTAGAGCAAATCATTGAAGATGTTAAAATAAATGGCGATGAAGCCTTAAGACAAATGGCTGTAAAATTTGATAAAGTGGAGTTAGATTCTATTAAGCTAAGTGATGAAGAACTTCAAAATTTAGCAGAGCAAATTGATGATGAGTTAAAACAAGCTATCAAGATAGCGTATGAAAATATCTATAGATTTCATAAAGCCCAAGAGAGTGAAATTATAGAAGTACAAACATTTGAAGGAGTAACTTGTAAAGTACTAACAAGAGCTATTGAAAAAGTAGGACTTTATATACCAGGGGGATTGGCACCACTTTTTTCAACTGCACTAATGCTAGCTATCCCAGCTAAAATAGCAAAATGTAAATTTATAGCCTTAGCTTCTCCAGCTCCATTACACCCTGCTATTGCTTTTGTAGCAAAACTTTGTGAAGTCGATGCAGTGTATCAAATAGGTGGAGCAGGAGCCATAGCAGCACTAGCTTATGGAACACAAAGCGTGCAAAAAGTAGATAAAATTTTTGGCCCAGGAAATGCCTTTGTAACAGAAGCTAAAAAGCAAGTTAATAATCACGGGGTAGCTATTGATATGCAAGCAGGACCTTCAGAAGTACTTGTTTTAGCAGATGAGTTTGCTAATGCCAAATTTATAGCTTCAGACTTACTCTCGCAAGCTGAACATGGAGCAGATTCTCAAGCTATTTTAGTTTGTACAAGTGAAAAACTAGCCAAAGAAGTAGATAGAGAAGTTGCTTTACAGCTTGAAAAACTCTCGCGTAAAGAAATCGCTTCAAAATCCTTAGTGCATTCTAAAATTATTCTTGCAAAAGATATAAAACATGCTATAAGTATTTCAAATGACTATGCGCCAGAGCATTTGATCATTCATACACAAAATCCATCTAACTTGCTTGATGATATTATGCACGCAGGTTCAGTATTTTTAGGCGAGTATTCTCCAGAATCTATGGGAGATTATGCAAGCGGAACAAATCATGTATTGCCAACTTATGGTTTTACTAAGTCTTATTCTTCTTTGGGACTTGCTGATTTTATGAAAAGAATGACCGTACAAGAACTTAGTAAAGAAGGCTTTAAAAAACTCGGACCTGTGGTGGAAATTTTAGCAGCAGCTGAAGGGCTTGATGGACATAAAAATGCTGTAAGTTTGAGATTAGAAAGTCTAAAATGA
- a CDS encoding HTH domain-containing protein yields the protein MSSKITYKELILEVLKHTKKPLGVSEIWQEACKKGLDKKLTSIGQTPIATLGAIVYIDIKELQDSSLFVKVSQKPTTFWLRERQNELLNIDFSNQTEKELEKQEKNKFHERDLHPLLVKYLYENSDFRLNCKTIYHEKSKKSESGKDKWNYPDVVGVYFPYDDYQKETLGLLENLKQNSYKIFSFELKIGINFSNLKEYYFQAVSNSSWANEGYLVVLKEIDSEVLSELRRLNQSFGIGVIKLDSKDILNSKILLSARERELDIQTIDMLIDKNENFKEFIDDINKQIKVGVEAKIHAKFDEVKSDEQMQKHLKEKCILEK from the coding sequence GTGTCTAGTAAAATAACTTATAAAGAATTGATTTTAGAAGTTTTAAAACATACTAAAAAACCTTTAGGAGTGAGTGAAATTTGGCAAGAAGCTTGCAAAAAGGGTTTAGATAAAAAACTCACTAGTATAGGACAAACACCCATAGCTACTTTAGGTGCTATAGTTTATATAGACATAAAAGAATTGCAAGATAGTTCTTTGTTTGTTAAAGTTTCTCAAAAACCTACTACATTTTGGCTAAGAGAAAGACAAAATGAGCTTTTAAATATTGATTTTTCAAATCAAACTGAAAAAGAGCTAGAAAAACAAGAAAAAAACAAATTTCATGAAAGGGATTTACATCCTTTACTTGTAAAATATTTATATGAAAATTCTGATTTTAGATTAAATTGCAAAACAATCTACCATGAAAAAAGCAAAAAAAGTGAAAGTGGCAAAGATAAATGGAATTATCCTGATGTAGTAGGGGTGTATTTTCCATATGATGATTATCAAAAAGAAACCTTAGGACTTTTGGAAAATCTTAAACAAAATAGCTATAAGATTTTTTCTTTTGAGCTTAAAATAGGTATTAATTTTTCAAATTTAAAAGAATATTATTTTCAAGCTGTTAGTAATTCTAGCTGGGCAAATGAAGGTTATTTGGTAGTATTAAAAGAAATCGATAGCGAGGTTTTAAGTGAACTTAGAAGGCTTAATCAAAGTTTTGGTATAGGCGTGATCAAGCTTGATAGCAAAGATATTTTAAACTCAAAAATTCTTCTTAGTGCAAGAGAAAGAGAGTTAGATATACAAACCATAGATATGCTTATAGATAAAAATGAAAATTTTAAAGAATTTATAGATGATATAAATAAACAAATAAAAGTAGGCGTAGAGGCTAAAATTCATGCAAAATTTGATGAGGTTAAGAGTGATGAACAAATGCAAAAACACCTTAAAGAAAAATGTATTTTGGAGAAATAA
- the hisIE gene encoding bifunctional phosphoribosyl-AMP cyclohydrolase/phosphoribosyl-ATP diphosphatase HisIE, with protein sequence MNINEEEFIKSINWQKVNNLIPVIIQDYQTCEVLMQGFMNEEALRESFKHQKVVFYSRTKERLWMKGEESKNFLHIIDMGLDCDKDCILILVKPSGATCHSGDISCFEQTSKRADFVFLSRLEKLIYSRKNSTPNSSYTAELFSKGTKRIAQKVGEEGVETALAATVKDKDELICEAADLLYHLDVLLADANLSLNDVIAKLKERNKS encoded by the coding sequence ATGAATATAAATGAAGAAGAATTTATAAAAAGCATAAACTGGCAAAAGGTTAATAATCTTATTCCTGTTATCATTCAAGATTATCAAACCTGTGAAGTCTTAATGCAAGGTTTTATGAATGAAGAGGCATTAAGAGAAAGTTTTAAGCACCAAAAGGTTGTATTTTACTCACGCACAAAAGAGCGTTTATGGATGAAGGGTGAAGAAAGTAAGAATTTTTTACATATTATAGATATGGGGCTTGATTGTGATAAAGATTGTATTTTGATTTTAGTTAAACCAAGCGGAGCTACTTGTCATAGTGGTGATATTTCTTGTTTTGAACAAACTTCTAAAAGGGCTGATTTTGTGTTTTTATCAAGACTTGAAAAACTCATCTACTCAAGAAAAAATTCTACTCCAAATTCTTCTTATACAGCCGAACTTTTTTCAAAAGGCACTAAACGCATAGCACAAAAAGTAGGTGAAGAAGGTGTAGAAACTGCTTTAGCTGCTACGGTAAAAGACAAAGATGAACTAATTTGCGAAGCAGCTGATTTGCTTTATCATTTAGATGTTTTACTTGCTGATGCGAATTTGAGTTTAAACGATGTGATTGCAAAATTAAAAGAAAGAAATAAAAGTTAA
- a CDS encoding type II restriction endonuclease yields MKNELSFEKFINSLQATNRHLDFYVDWEKCLRNKNKISIYLNHLNFLLGKSENELRQSIEELFEEYPKAFNVLNVLIAVRDKDKKDIVINQFSNFVSLEGYFKNSDSVYNFICETGLLEIFSTHEIKNLNDYVFGIEVGLDTNARKNRSGKIMEMQLKEIFTPHCLKFEEQVNIKKFPELHKAFGEDIKKFDFVIFASKKTYFIECNFYAGAGSKLNEVARAYQELAPKFDRFSQYEFIWITDGQGWLKAKNKLEEAYKKVEIYNLSNINDFILKVKNV; encoded by the coding sequence ATGAAAAATGAACTTAGTTTTGAAAAATTTATAAATAGTTTGCAAGCCACAAATAGACATTTAGATTTTTATGTAGATTGGGAAAAATGCTTAAGAAATAAAAATAAAATTAGCATCTATCTTAATCATTTAAATTTTCTACTAGGAAAAAGCGAAAATGAATTAAGGCAATCTATAGAAGAACTTTTTGAAGAATATCCAAAAGCTTTTAATGTTTTAAATGTATTAATTGCGGTTAGAGATAAAGATAAAAAGGACATTGTTATAAATCAATTTTCAAATTTTGTATCTTTGGAAGGGTATTTTAAAAATTCAGATAGTGTTTATAATTTTATTTGCGAAACAGGCTTGTTAGAAATTTTTTCTACTCATGAGATTAAAAATTTAAATGATTATGTATTCGGAATAGAAGTGGGGCTTGATACTAATGCGAGAAAAAATCGTAGTGGTAAAATAATGGAAATGCAATTAAAAGAAATTTTTACTCCACATTGTTTAAAATTTGAAGAGCAGGTAAATATTAAAAAATTTCCTGAACTTCATAAAGCTTTTGGTGAAGATATAAAAAAATTTGATTTTGTAATTTTTGCTTCTAAAAAAACTTATTTTATAGAATGTAATTTTTATGCAGGTGCGGGAAGTAAATTAAATGAAGTTGCCAGAGCTTATCAAGAACTAGCTCCTAAATTTGATCGGTTTTCTCAATATGAATTTATATGGATAACAGATGGTCAAGGTTGGTTAAAAGCTAAAAATAAACTTGAAGAAGCTTATAAAAAAGTAGAAATTTATAATCTTTCTAATATTAATGATTTTATCTTAAAGGTAAAAAATGTCTAA
- a CDS encoding 1-(5-phosphoribosyl)-5-[(5-phosphoribosylamino)methylideneamino] imidazole-4-carboxamide isomerase produces the protein MQTQIIPALDLIDGKVVRLFKGDYAKKQEYSFDPLAKFQEYGAQGVAWLHLVDLSGAKDPSKRQLKLIEKLASKIKVNLQVGGGIRTKDEIKALFDSGVKRVVIGSLAVKNKAFTQEILDDFGVENIVLALDSVCIKGEFFVAIDAWSKTSDESLFELLNFYKDIKHILCTDISKDGTMSGANITLYKVLHEKFPHLQTQASGGVASLEDFKKLNGIVSGIIVGKALLDGEFSIKEAVKCLVK, from the coding sequence ATGCAAACTCAAATCATTCCAGCATTAGACTTAATCGATGGCAAGGTGGTAAGACTTTTTAAAGGTGATTATGCTAAAAAGCAAGAATACAGCTTCGATCCTTTAGCTAAATTTCAAGAGTATGGGGCTCAAGGTGTAGCTTGGCTTCACTTGGTAGATTTAAGTGGTGCAAAAGATCCTAGTAAAAGACAACTTAAACTCATAGAAAAATTAGCTTCTAAAATCAAAGTAAATTTACAAGTAGGTGGAGGAATTCGAACTAAAGATGAGATTAAAGCTTTATTTGATAGTGGTGTTAAACGCGTAGTTATAGGCTCTTTAGCGGTTAAAAATAAAGCCTTTACACAAGAAATTTTAGATGATTTTGGTGTAGAAAATATAGTCTTAGCACTTGATAGTGTTTGCATTAAAGGCGAGTTTTTTGTAGCTATTGATGCATGGAGTAAAACAAGTGATGAAAGTTTGTTTGAACTTTTAAATTTTTATAAAGATATAAAGCATATTTTATGCACAGATATTTCTAAAGATGGTACGATGAGTGGAGCAAATATCACTTTATATAAAGTTTTACATGAAAAATTCCCACATTTGCAAACTCAAGCAAGTGGAGGCGTTGCAAGTTTAGAAGATTTTAAAAAGTTAAATGGCATAGTAAGTGGTATCATCGTGGGTAAAGCCTTGCTTGATGGAGAATTTAGCATAAAGGAAGCAGTAAAGTGTCTAGTAAAATAA
- the hisH gene encoding imidazole glycerol phosphate synthase subunit HisH, whose translation MKLAIIDTGCANLASLKFALDRLGQKSIITHDLKELSQADKLLLPGVGTAAKAMSNLRVLNLENFIQTTTKPLLGICLGMQILGEFSEELHQKTLGIVSFETQKFQEKVNFTFPHMGWNQVFSSHELFKGLNGAYFYFVHSYCVSLNEYTIAECEYSIKFSASVNKDNFYGVQFHPERSGEAGEVLLKNFINM comes from the coding sequence ATGAAACTAGCCATTATAGATACAGGTTGTGCAAATTTAGCTTCTTTGAAATTTGCCCTTGATCGTTTAGGACAAAAAAGCATTATCACGCACGATTTAAAAGAACTCTCACAAGCAGATAAGCTTTTACTCCCTGGAGTTGGTACAGCAGCTAAGGCAATGAGTAATTTAAGAGTGTTAAATTTAGAAAATTTTATCCAAACTACCACAAAACCACTTTTGGGTATTTGTCTTGGTATGCAAATTCTAGGTGAATTTTCAGAAGAATTACACCAAAAAACACTCGGTATTGTGTCTTTTGAAACTCAAAAATTTCAAGAAAAAGTAAATTTTACTTTCCCGCATATGGGGTGGAATCAAGTCTTTAGCTCACATGAACTTTTTAAGGGTTTAAACGGAGCTTATTTTTATTTTGTGCATAGTTATTGTGTGAGTTTAAATGAATACACTATCGCAGAGTGTGAATACTCTATTAAATTTAGTGCAAGCGTAAATAAAGACAATTTTTATGGCGTGCAGTTTCACCCTGAAAGAAGTGGCGAAGCAGGCGAAGTATTATTAAAAAATTTCATAAATATGTAG
- the hisB gene encoding bifunctional histidinol-phosphatase/imidazoleglycerol-phosphate dehydratase HisB has translation MSTKILFIDRDGTLIDEPKDDFQIDSLEKLEFEKGAINALLKLKNFGFKFVMVSNQDGLGTNSFPKENFDKAHEKMLSIFQSCGIEFEDIFICPHFEYENCACRKPKTAMLENYINNKLYDKNKSFVIGDRDSDMLLAQNLEIQGLKYDKNDFNWEQIADFILQNYRCAFIERNTKETQIQVKIAFNEKAKADIKTNIAFFDHMLEQIATHANISLEIKCKGDLEVDEHHSVEDVALALGEAIKTALDQKIGIARYGFVLPMDECLASCAIDFCNRPHLVYKAKFKKEKLGELSTEMIEHFFYSLSYAMGASLHLKVKGKNDHHKAEGLFKAFARALKMAIKIENENLASSKGVI, from the coding sequence ATGAGTACAAAAATTTTATTTATCGATAGAGATGGTACGCTTATTGATGAGCCAAAAGATGATTTTCAAATTGATTCTTTAGAAAAGCTCGAGTTTGAAAAAGGTGCTATCAATGCACTTTTAAAGTTAAAAAATTTTGGTTTTAAATTCGTTATGGTGAGTAATCAAGATGGTCTAGGTACAAATTCTTTCCCTAAGGAAAATTTTGACAAGGCTCATGAAAAAATGCTAAGTATTTTTCAAAGTTGTGGCATAGAATTTGAAGATATTTTTATTTGCCCACATTTTGAGTATGAAAATTGTGCTTGTAGAAAACCAAAAACCGCTATGCTTGAAAACTATATTAATAACAAACTTTATGATAAAAATAAAAGCTTTGTTATAGGCGATAGAGATAGTGATATGCTTTTGGCACAAAATCTTGAAATTCAAGGTTTAAAATATGATAAAAATGACTTTAACTGGGAGCAAATCGCTGATTTTATTTTGCAAAATTACCGCTGTGCTTTTATTGAACGCAATACCAAAGAAACTCAAATTCAAGTTAAAATAGCTTTTAATGAAAAAGCAAAAGCTGATATAAAAACAAATATTGCCTTTTTTGATCATATGTTAGAGCAAATTGCTACGCATGCAAATATATCTTTAGAAATTAAATGCAAAGGGGATTTAGAAGTCGATGAACATCACAGCGTAGAAGATGTAGCACTTGCTTTAGGCGAAGCTATCAAAACAGCACTAGATCAAAAAATAGGCATTGCAAGATATGGCTTTGTTTTGCCTATGGATGAGTGTTTGGCAAGCTGTGCGATTGACTTTTGCAATAGACCGCATTTAGTTTATAAGGCTAAATTTAAAAAAGAAAAGCTTGGAGAATTAAGCACAGAAATGATAGAGCATTTTTTTTACTCACTAAGCTATGCTATGGGGGCAAGTTTGCATTTAAAAGTTAAAGGTAAAAACGATCATCACAAAGCCGAAGGACTTTTTAAAGCCTTTGCAAGAGCTTTAAAGATGGCTATAAAAATAGAAAATGAAAACCTAGCAAGCTCTAAAGGAGTGATATGA
- the hisF gene encoding imidazole glycerol phosphate synthase subunit HisF — MLAKRIIACLDVKDGRVVKGVQFKNHEDMGDIVELAKFYSQNGIDELVFYDISASAKNERIDRAWVSKVAQNISIPFCVAGGIKSEDDAKELLANGADKISINSPALNDPDLISRLAKSFGVQCVVVGIDTFKDENNELLVYKYTGDESKSHHSGKKTLEWVKQVCELGAGEIVLNMMNQDGMRKGYDLDQLAKVRKICPVPLVASGGAGAKEHFLDAFKLGVDGALAASIFHKKLIDIKELKLFLKDQGIQIRI, encoded by the coding sequence ATGCTCGCAAAACGTATAATCGCATGTTTGGATGTAAAAGATGGTAGAGTAGTTAAAGGTGTGCAGTTTAAAAATCATGAAGATATGGGCGATATCGTAGAACTTGCTAAGTTTTACTCACAAAATGGCATTGACGAACTTGTATTTTATGATATATCAGCTTCAGCTAAAAATGAACGCATTGATAGAGCTTGGGTAAGTAAAGTAGCACAAAATATCTCTATACCATTTTGCGTTGCAGGGGGTATAAAAAGCGAAGATGATGCAAAAGAGCTTTTAGCAAATGGTGCTGATAAAATTTCTATTAATTCTCCTGCTTTAAATGACCCTGATTTAATCTCACGCCTTGCAAAAAGCTTTGGAGTGCAGTGTGTGGTAGTAGGCATAGATACTTTTAAAGATGAAAATAACGAGCTTTTAGTATATAAATACACTGGAGATGAGAGTAAATCTCATCATAGTGGCAAAAAAACGCTTGAGTGGGTAAAGCAAGTATGTGAACTAGGAGCTGGGGAAATAGTGCTAAATATGATGAATCAAGATGGCATGAGAAAGGGTTATGATCTTGATCAACTCGCTAAGGTTAGAAAGATTTGCCCAGTGCCTTTGGTAGCAAGTGGTGGAGCAGGGGCTAAAGAGCATTTTTTAGATGCTTTTAAACTCGGAGTTGATGGGGCTTTAGCAGCTTCAATTTTTCATAAAAAACTTATAGATATTAAAGAATTAAAACTATTTTTAAAAGATCAAGGCATACAAATTCGCATTTAA
- a CDS encoding DNA-methyltransferase has product MSKSIFTSKDKLFQLYQDDCNKLLPQFENQIDLIFADPPYFLSNDGLSIQSGKIVSVNKGQWDKGDDIEKIDEFNLKWLSNAKIALKDTGSILISGTYHNIFSLGRILQKLDFKILNIITWQKTNPPPNFSCRYLTHSTEQIIWARKSLKHKHIFNYELMKKLNENKQMRDVWQFSAIAPWEKNNGKHPTQKPLPLLVRLILMASNENSLICDPFSGSSTTGIAANLLNRKFIGFEKEDDFIKISVNRKIELEKNFQMIKNKINDLKVLTKANLFQERMI; this is encoded by the coding sequence ATGTCTAAGTCTATTTTTACAAGTAAAGATAAACTTTTTCAGCTTTATCAAGATGATTGTAATAAATTATTACCTCAATTTGAAAATCAAATTGATCTAATTTTTGCAGATCCCCCTTATTTTTTGTCTAATGATGGCTTGAGTATCCAAAGTGGTAAAATAGTAAGTGTAAATAAGGGGCAATGGGATAAAGGTGATGATATTGAAAAAATAGATGAATTTAACTTAAAATGGCTTTCAAATGCAAAAATAGCACTTAAAGATACTGGAAGTATTTTAATAAGCGGAACTTATCATAATATTTTTTCTCTTGGCAGAATTTTACAAAAACTTGATTTTAAAATTTTAAATATTATTACTTGGCAAAAAACTAATCCACCGCCTAATTTTTCCTGTAGATACTTAACTCATTCTACAGAACAAATTATATGGGCTAGAAAAAGTCTTAAACATAAACATATATTTAATTATGAGTTGATGAAAAAATTAAATGAAAATAAGCAAATGCGAGATGTGTGGCAATTTAGCGCTATAGCTCCGTGGGAAAAAAATAATGGCAAACACCCCACCCAAAAGCCACTACCTTTACTTGTTAGATTAATTTTAATGGCAAGTAATGAAAATTCGTTAATTTGCGATCCATTTAGTGGAAGTTCGACTACAGGGATTGCAGCTAATTTATTAAATAGAAAATTTATAGGTTTTGAAAAAGAAGATGATTTTATTAAAATTTCTGTAAATCGTAAAATAGAGTTAGAGAAAAATTTTCAAATGATTAAAAACAAGATTAACGACTTGAAAGTTTTAACAAAAGCAAATTTATTTCAAGAGAGAATGATATGA